Below is a genomic region from Pseudomonas svalbardensis.
CATGATGCACCGGACGCTTGTGCTGTAGAGGGAATGCTACGACACCTTCAGGCAGGCTTCGGCCGACAGACAGACTCCCGCCGTCAGCTTATTTCTGCGCTTGCCTACCATCATCGCCTCGCGTGGGTTCACCCCTTTGCAGACGGGAATGGTCGGGTTGCTCGGTTGGTCACTCATCTTCAGTTGGTGAGTTTGGGACTGAAGCCAACGTTATGGTCACTGTCTCGCGGCCTTGCAAGGCAACACCAGAATTACTACACCGCACTGACCATGGCCGACCGCCGAAGAGAAGGTGATCTGGACGGACGCGGCCAGCTGTCTCAGCGACGCTATTTCGAATTCATCGAGTTCATGCTGCAGGTTTGTCACGACCAGGTCGATTACATGACCGCCGCAGTGGACCCGTCTCAGCTTCGAGAGCGCGTGATACGCGCGTTTCACTACAATGAAAAACTTGTACAAGAAGGCATTCGCCCGGAAAGTGCGCCTGCAATCATTGCGCTGATCACCCAAGGAAGCCTGCCGCGCAACGAAATAAAGACCTTCACCGGCCTTACACCACGCCCGGCAATCGATGAGCTTTCGCGGCTAATCAAAGTCGGCCTGGTGGAAAGCCGAACGCCTAAATCCCGGTTCGTCACGCCCGGCCTGCCCGCTTGGTTTGCTCAAGATATTTTTCCGGATTTGCATCAACGGTTTCAGTAATTGGATTTAATGAAAACGGGCGCCATCAAGGCCCAATGCCAGTCAGTTAAGAAATTTCAGCGGCGATGCATTTCCTTGTAATTGAATGGACTCGCCCACGCCGAGGCGTCAATGCGCCACGGTGGCAGTCTAAACAGCCAACGACAGCGAGGGCGAGTCCATGAAAAAGCATACTTCGATTGATCAATCTTTGTCTTCTGCCGATTTATCGGCCTGCACTACCGTGGCGGTCGACCTGGCCAAGCATGTTTTCCAGCTCGCCGGCGAAGACGCCCTCGGCAAGGTGCATTATGAGCAGCGGATCAAGTCGCGCGAGGCGTTCTACGAGTTTCTCCGCCAGCTGCCGCCTCATGTCGTGGTCCTGATGGAGACCGGCCCGGGCGCTCAAGCTTGGGCCCGGCAGTTGCAGGATCAAGGCAACCTGGCGCGGATCCTTCCTGCCGGTCTGGTGGCCAAGCATCGCAGCGGCCCTAAAAATGATCGTAACGATGCGCTGGCAATCCTGCGTGCCGGTCGCGACGAAAAGATCTGCGCAGTGCCGGTCAAAAGTGTCGCAGCGCTGGCCATGCAGGCACTGCATCGCGCTCGTCAAGGTTACGTGCGTCGCCGCACCGCCGTGAGTAATCAGATGCGCGGCCTGCTGCTTGAGCACGGGATTGCGCTGGCACAGGGCGACGTCGCGATCAGCCAGAGAATCCCGCGGATATTGGAGGATGCCACTCAGCCGGTGCCTGCCATGTTGCGCGAACTGATCGACGAACTGTTGGCCGAGTGGCGCCATTTGGGCGAGCGCATCAACGTCCTGACGGGACGCCTGGAAGTGGCCGCGAACGCCGACAAGACAGCCAAACGGTTGATGACTGTGCGCGGTATCGGCCCAATCACCGCTACGGCGCTGGTGGCCAAGGAAACCAAGCCTGAGCGTTTTCCCAATGCTCGCATGTTCGCCGCGTACTTCGGCATGGTCCCTGATCAGCACAGCAGCGGGAAGACGATTCAACTGGGGGACATGACCAAGCGAGGCGATAGCTATTTGCGCAGCCTGATGATCCAGGGTGCCCACGCGGTATTGCAGCAGTTGCGACCTGATTCCCAACAGCCCGACGACCGCCGTTTGTTGCGCTGGATGAGCCGATTGGGCCGCAAGGACGCAGCGGTCAGGTTGGCCAATCGCAACCTGCGCATCGTCTGGGTGCTTTTACAGAATGACCAGACTTATCGTCGCCAGCCCGCCGACGGCCAGCAAGCGACGATGAGCCACTGATCCACCGAGTTCTGCCACCGAGGTACCTACTGACCAACCTGTTGCTGAAAAAACATTGACCCCTGGTAAGACCGGCGTGGATAGATGCCTAAGCTGCTAGTGGCCTTCGAGGCCTGACTGTAATCGGCATGCCACGAGCTCTTCCAATTTTGGCCAGAAGCCGACGACGGCTTCCTCGAGTAGGCCTAATACATAGATGCAACGGGGCGGCAGTTTTTTTAAAAGCGGGTAGACAGTGGGGGCGAGTCCATACATAGCAGCTGGCGAAGCCTGCGTTCGGCTGCGAAGCAGTCGTGAATCCGGCTAACGCGGTCCGCCCGACGCACCGCAATAGCTGATTTTACGACTGCTTCGCAGCCGAACGCAGGCTTCGCCAGCTGCTACAAGGATCGCGTTTTGGCTTAACTGATCGGCATTGGCCATCAAGGTGCCCGTTTTTTGTGTCCATGATCAAAGTGCTTCACCAGCATCCAACAGACGGCTGACCTTCCCTCAGGAAGGCAAAGACCGCGTACCCGAGACGTTCAAGCAGGCCCTTGAAATGACAATCAAGCCCTCCGCGTAGAGCAATACTCCACAATCATCTGAGTGACCGCTGCCACAATCACCTGATCCGCGTCAGGCGAGGTGAACAGCCGACATTGCGCATCCGGCAAATCCGGCAACCCTTGTTCTACCCCAATAACCGCCAATCCTTGCCCCAACTGACTGAGTGGCATGGGCGCTACCGCGAAGCCTGCCAGGGCCGCCGCCCGCAATCCGGCAGTGCTGCTGCACAACATCGCCGTGCGTTGGGCGATTCCCGCCTGCGCCAGCCTCGTCAGCGCGGCCTCGCGATAAGGGCACGGCTCGGGGAACAGGGCCAGCGGCAACGGCGTGGGTAACCGGGCGACGGGTTGCGCCGACCAGGCCCACACCAGCGGTTCTTGCCATAGCAACAGCCCCGCTTCGCTGGTTTCGCACAGCGAACCGATGACCACCTCCAGATGCCCTTGCTTCATCAGCGCCAGTAACGTACCCGGAATGTTCACCTGCACCTCGATCTTCATCCCGGGGTACTGCGCCGCGAATTCCTGAACAGTGCGCAGCAATCGAGACTCGACAAAATCTTCGGACACCCCGATCCGCAGCCGCCCGTGAAACGGCGTGCGGGTCAGGTCTGTCCAGGCATCACGGTTCAGCGCGAGGATCGTGCGCGCATAAGAGACCAGGCGCTCGCCATCGGCCGTCAATTGCTGG
It encodes:
- a CDS encoding Fic family protein gives rise to the protein MSLITSKSWLDPILPDALPPSIIALADALPRKTQFLAGRLPPETAARLGRLLQITNTYYSNLIEGQYTEPAEMQKAQAAPVKDRKQLKNLAVEQMAVQALLERVLRQRAPFAWGDMFAPELVSTAHKRLFRGASDAERTLSDGSIMQPGMRSVTGQNVVVGNHDAPDACAVEGMLRHLQAGFGRQTDSRRQLISALAYHHRLAWVHPFADGNGRVARLVTHLQLVSLGLKPTLWSLSRGLARQHQNYYTALTMADRRREGDLDGRGQLSQRRYFEFIEFMLQVCHDQVDYMTAAVDPSQLRERVIRAFHYNEKLVQEGIRPESAPAIIALITQGSLPRNEIKTFTGLTPRPAIDELSRLIKVGLVESRTPKSRFVTPGLPAWFAQDIFPDLHQRFQ
- a CDS encoding IS110 family transposase: MKKHTSIDQSLSSADLSACTTVAVDLAKHVFQLAGEDALGKVHYEQRIKSREAFYEFLRQLPPHVVVLMETGPGAQAWARQLQDQGNLARILPAGLVAKHRSGPKNDRNDALAILRAGRDEKICAVPVKSVAALAMQALHRARQGYVRRRTAVSNQMRGLLLEHGIALAQGDVAISQRIPRILEDATQPVPAMLRELIDELLAEWRHLGERINVLTGRLEVAANADKTAKRLMTVRGIGPITATALVAKETKPERFPNARMFAAYFGMVPDQHSSGKTIQLGDMTKRGDSYLRSLMIQGAHAVLQQLRPDSQQPDDRRLLRWMSRLGRKDAAVRLANRNLRIVWVLLQNDQTYRRQPADGQQATMSH
- a CDS encoding LysR substrate-binding domain-containing protein gives rise to the protein MFDALLLKTFVTVVDEDGFSRAAQKLHLTQSAVSGHVRRLEEQIGKPLLTRTTRFQQLTADGERLVSYARTILALNRDAWTDLTRTPFHGRLRIGVSEDFVESRLLRTVQEFAAQYPGMKIEVQVNIPGTLLALMKQGHLEVVIGSLCETSEAGLLLWQEPLVWAWSAQPVARLPTPLPLALFPEPCPYREAALTRLAQAGIAQRTAMLCSSTAGLRAAALAGFAVAPMPLSQLGQGLAVIGVEQGLPDLPDAQCRLFTSPDADQVIVAAVTQMIVEYCSTRRA